Below is a genomic region from Triticum dicoccoides isolate Atlit2015 ecotype Zavitan chromosome 5A, WEW_v2.0, whole genome shotgun sequence.
gatctcatattgacatgggctaaacggcgaagccaaagccatcccacatcaactttagccattaggcatgtcgcggtcttagtgggtcgctccgaaaagttaatcacatatagaccgttctcgacatgcccaacaaaggctactttaagagtcttgctccacaagagggccacggtatcgatatcaaagaaagtggcaaagcccatgattgcaagttgatgaacggaaagtaaattgtacgcaagggactcaacaagaatgaccttctcgatcgtgagatcatgagagatgaccaccttgccaagtcccaataccttagaagatgaggcgtcaccccactcgacattggtgggcatagatggaaccttgtgcacgtccaccaccaagtccttgcttccggtcatatgatttgtagctccgctatcgagcaaccatgatccaccaccggaagcaaacacctacaagagatcaattctTGGTTTtatgtacccattttgtaatgggtcctttgatgttagtaacaagggtcttaggaacccaaatagaccattcaatgtattcatgaagagaaccaacaaatttggcataaacatgcccatcactagcacggcataacacataagaaggattaaaatcgccggctttgttaggaggggtgacattgcccttcttgacattgttcttcttcttctcctcgggggcactctctccctccatcacaaaggttttcatgagaggaggaggtcgtttggtcttgtcattcttcttcttgttcttggagtcgggcacgtacccaaccccttccttggccacaactcccttttggttgatcaagagatcgttgaggttcttcttgccttgtatgcaagtcgcaagacctctctcaagttgttccttcaacttagcattttcctcaacaagatgtatatgctcacaacacgggttagtagcatttgcattatcaattaaaaccatatgaggaaaagttgctttctccttagttagcttcacttggagttgatcatgagactccttgagactagcgtgaatacccttcaaggccttgtgggccttgtcaagtatatcaaactcctctttgagtctagcaagatcaaccccgagtttggccttctcgggatttagcacacgagaaacaatgaggtcatgatcataatctttctttaacttagcatgatcaacgttgtgtgactcctcaagagccaaacgaagaccacgctcttcctcaagagcattggaaagatccgagatctcatcggcatagtcacgactatgcccttccatcttagagatggtgtcctcgtgagcctcgatcatgtcattggtttCACCAAGTTGTtctaagagagcaacaaagtgcttcttggattttcccttgagtttgcccataaaggcctcaaactcgttagcctccacattagctccctcaagttcattaatgcaatccgtcggggaaggatgattaatgatggtagttttgatgttggaggttaccttgttggtggctttagccatgaggcacttggcggtgatgctctcgttgggtgagtcgaagagagacacccgtgacgttgttgcaatggcaacggaggccatggcaacggactcatcatcttcatcatcgtcatcatcctcattgtactcttcttgcacaaccaaagccttgggaggagtcttcttggagaagttgttcttgttggggaacgacttggccttgtcctttcggatgagcttgccaccattgtcttccctcttctcatacgggcattccgcaacgaaatgactcacgttgccgcaattgtagcaagtccttacacgttgctttccCCTTttaccactcgagttgtttttgctaaagtttggcctcgagtttttcttgctccaaaattgccttgaagcaagtgccatgtgttcatgatatgcatacttcgtatcttcggggttgctctcctcttattcctcttcttcgtcttccacGATGAGCTTGgcattcaatgcaaggttaggcttctttgcccgttgagaatagagcaccgcattgtcggcggtcttgtccaaaatgttcatggccacaaactcatccaacacttcgcttgaggtcaaagtgtggaagtccggtctttgacgaatgacggaggacatggccttgtgatagggcatcatttccttgaggaatttgcgcttgatccaattgtcatccgtgtccttgctcccgtgatctcgtagtgagaccgcgagtttggttactctccgatagagctcacgaggttcttcatcttccttcattgcaaactcatcggcctcatcttgtaccacttcatagttggagcgttgaatgcttgcgcttccccggtagagagacacgacacaatgccatgcatctttggccaaggcgaaaggacgaagatgaggtaggtcttcgggtggaattgcatcttgaatgatgaagagagcattctcattgaattgattgtccgcggcttctcgaggagtgaagttgcttggatcatgtggatagaaaccttcttcaatgattctccaaaggttagtgttcacatgatttaaatgacgtttaaagcggtaaacccaagaatcaaaatcctcatttttcacaatcttaggggaggaccggcatgattcaaatgagtggaaggaaccggtccaccataaacaagtggtggttccacatgggcaaagatgccggtgccattcttgccactagaagaaggagccttttcactactagcttcccccttgtcggggatagcatccgtcaccttgttggcgggatcacccactttcaacggtgcggtggatagtttaagcccctcaagaaatttagtaaacataatttcgacttcggtcgtcatggaggttttcaatgtctccaaggccacattgaactcctcacgagagaccgaagttcccccatctcccgtagacgacatcggattcacactggagtgttcctccacaccttctacggtatcaaccatactctttggacggtaaagtccttaataaagagacgaggctctgataccaattgaaaggatcgatatggttgactagagggggggtgaataggcaactaacaattttagcttttctttaacaatttaaactttgcatcaaagtaggttgtctggatatgcaactaggtgagcaacctatatgatgcaacgaggataggtacacaagcaagcaagagatatgaaacaagtaagcttgctcaaataaaggcacgagataaccaagagtggagacggtggagacgaggatgtgttgccgaagttccttccctttgagaggaagtacgtctccgttggagcggtgtggaggcacaatgctccccaagaagccactagggccaccatattctcctcacgccctcacacaatgcgagatgccgtgattccactattggtgcccttgaaggcagcgaccgaacctttacaaacaaggttggggctctctccacaacttaattggaggctcccaacaaaaaccatgaagcttcaccacaatggaatatggctccaaggtgacctcaaccgtctagggtgctcaaacacccaagagtaacaaaatccacacaagaaagtatgggggaagcaaatatcctctggtggaagtgtagatctaggtctcctccttcaatccgtagcaaatcaacaagtttgagtggctagagagagagatcgggcaagagagctttaaGGGCTTTAATGATGGAGTGAGAGAGGTCCAAGGtaggagtggtaggtgggagaagctcccttaaATAGTCACCCCACatttccaaccgttactgcgttttttgcactgcagcggtacaaccggtcctcgtcctggtacaaccgggactcatggtgtaactgcagaaccctaccaatcggtacaaccggacaggcgggcggtagtaccggctaagaaaaataacTGGACTAACCACCTggctaccgcacaaccaccgcatcaaaacaggagcttgaccggtacttgggcggtgcctggccggaacaaccgcatggccttgagctcttgggcggctaagtactgagcggaagaaccgcttggaccaccggtggtaccgatcatcgtggaacgaccggaccaaccgggccactaccacccaagaaccgcatcaaaccagaagcgagagcggtacttgagcggtgcatggacggaaccaccgccccagctgttgcagagcatggtggcggtaccaccgcccggaggcagcggtacaaccgctcgagcaaagctggtgagcgacaagacccagtggtacaaccgctccagagagcagtacaaccgctgggcagaaacagtgagcagaaaggaggggaagaggcaaggaaaactctctctcccacacacacctgaggaaggcaaagagagggtgagaaaagtgtacgtgaactgattctcccagagcttcctaatgaggattccctcttgatagtacgggtactctacgaccaaagaaaataaaagcgtagaggacacgtcttcgatcttttccttcgagaggcaatagcaatccgatgtaagcctaagcatcgagaacctgaaacatatagcacacgattagaccacaaagggttgtcatcattatCCAAAAcgtaaagtagggaaatgccctttcaagaTGCATTACTGCACAATTACCACACTTTCAGAAAAAGTTATCAAGTGCATTACTATATAATTACGACACTTTCAGAAAAAGTTATCAGGTGCATTACTACATAATTACCACACTTCAGATCATAAAGAAATCAAGGGACAGAAATTACTACAATCCAAATAAGGGAAAAGTTATCAAGTGCATATGTGCATAATCATCAGACTAAGAAGCAAAAAAGTTACcaggtaaaaaaaagaaaagagataaaAAGTGCAAACTAGAAAGATAGTCGGGTGTGCTTACCAACACATGATACCATCTGGTGCTGATCTTGTTGGAAGTCGTCGGCGCCATCACAGTGCTGGCAGCAAGCACAAGCCACAAGCTTTAAATTGTCATCACGCCGGTTAGTGCTCAAGATAATATTTAATACATACACAGTTTTAGGAGCATGTCCAAGTTCACCAAAAAGATCTCCCGCAAGTTCAAGCTGTGCATCTGTAGGAACCTTGAAATCCACCTCAATATCACCTCGGGGCACACCCATTATACGATGCACAGACTCTTCATTGACCGGTAACCTTCCGCGACCAGGTACAACGACCTCATGGGAATCAGGGTCATATAgaccggcaagccattgagaaagcCGATTGGGCATATTATCACACTTGATATTCCGCAAACTAGTGAAATCCATGTCATCAATCGCGGACATTCTCTCATCTGACATGTCCTTACAAGCAGTCACAAGAGCACTAGGAGAAGCCATGCTCCGATCTGCGGGAGGCTTATGCTTCTTTAAGGGGTTCACCTCCTCAATGTCACCATCTAACTTGCGCTTCCTTGGCATTGTGGCCTGACACACAAGAATAACAAAGAGAAAAAAGTGAGCATAAAGGATGCATAGCTGTTGAATTAATAGTCACACACATATTCTTATGATACATTGGTAACTTGTGAACACGCAACAAGATaactcatccaaaacagagaaggatGAAAACAAAATAAGGACATGTGTGCTTCTACTAGATATTGGATACCTAAATTTTCAAGATAAATTATgcaaattagggatggcaacaacTTACACAGAAACACATATATTGGACATCACAGCACTAAGTATTAAAAAATCAGTGACATGATAAATTTTACGGTGGACTCCTGATAAATTATTCACACCACTGATGGTAATATTCACAATTAAAGCTCGGGTAAGTTAAGTGATGGCACATCCATAAGTTAGAAACACAAAATACATCATGAAACGAGACACCACTGATAGTGCTATAACAAACAATCCATCATGACAGCCTAAACACAAAACGAGATGAACTACATATAAAACACACAAACACTATGGGATTCTCACCAGCAACCTAATTATACATGTGGTAATTCAATGCCTTCAATGCAACCATAAGAGCATGAACAGAGGATGATAAAATGGAGCCTGAGTGAGGAGACTCGTTGTAAAATCCACCAAACCCTACCGGCGACCAAAATAACGGCAGAAATCATCATAGGATAACGGCAGTGAATCATGAACGGAGACATAATGGTTTTGCATCTAGAGAAAACCCTAGAAATCAGAATCGAACCGTGTAGCAGAGGGAATCAGTTCAAAAATGACGGCAACTACCTACAAAATCGAAAACAAAAAATTAAGCAGTAAAACGATGTGCATGCGAAATAGGGGCTAACAAATAGCAATTGCACCACGAATTGAACGTATTGGGCGCATTCCTCGTATGTTCTAACCTGCGACCAACCCGACGAACATCCCGCCACTAACGGCGTCGAGAAACAGAGCACGAACTACTAGGGGCGGATGTGAGGGGGATTGAGTCGAAACTCACCGGTGGAACAGAACACTAGCGCCGAGAATCGGCCGGAGAAGGCGCCGCCGCTCGTCGTCGATGGAGAGAGAGCGGGGGTGGAGCGGCCGAGAACCAGAGAGCGGAGCGGGCGCGCGGTTACCAAATGAACTGAGGCACTGGGGGGGAGTTAAGTCGCGCATTAGGGAGGAGACGGTTCGAGCGAGGCGGGCGTGGAGCGATGGCCCACAAACCAGCAACAGAAAAAACAAAACGGCTCGGTTTGGCTCGCTGGAACGTGTCGTGTGCGTCGGATTTGAATGGACGGCATCCAGGTGGTATAGCGTTTTTACAAAAACGATCAGGGTTGCCAAATACATTTTTCGTTACAAATAAGAAGGGCTCACTGAAAATGCGGGAGCCAAAAGCAACAAGGCCAATTTGGCGGAGAAGTTCCAAAATGGCCATGAGAACGTTATGCGCGTGTAGCTCCTATTGCGCCTACGTGTAGCTCCGCTGGCAACGTCGATCGATTTCTCCACTCCACTGTTGGAAAACGAGTGGGTGCTTCCTTGTGTTACATCAAATCCGACGCGGCGTGGATGGATACACTCTCATCAGCCGCCGGTTGATTGCAATTAGTCATGGCAAATATAGAAGACCAGAACGCACGCAGATGCCCGTACCGTACGTAGTCACGAGTTGTTACAGTTAGAGTACATGTGCTTGGTAGTCACAAGTGTATCTTCGTTGGAAGACCGCGTCTGAGGTGCAGTTTCAGCGTGTCAACATCTACACTTCCATACGGCCAGTATCTTCCTCCACAGGTGAGCAACATCTACATCTACAGTTTTGTAAGACCAGAACATCTACTACAGTTTTATACGGCCAGTATCTCCCTCCGTCGAACAAGTCCTGTTCTTGCCTAGCTATCTATCTGTGTGACTGACAACGAGTGCAGCAGGTGATGAAAAACCGCAGCAGGTGTAAGCGACGTACCTAGGCAGGTTAACTAAATTCCATTTCCTCCATCGCCATCGTCACCGACCACAGCACTGGTGTGTGCAAGCTAGGCCAATTCTTACCGGCCTCATCACAAATTAAAACCGCAACTTCTTTAAATCGCCTTCACATCATCTCATCCACCGACTCCTCATCTAGACCCATTTTTTCCTTACTATTGTCATGTCATCAGGCTGAACTGTGAAGCACGCCTCCGCCTCCGAGCCCGAAAGTTGGACGTCACCTTCCGCTAAGCTGTTCAAGATCTGGTCCTTGAGTGTTGAAAGAAAGAGGTGTCGGTGGGCGATGAGACTGGCCGGCTGTCGTCAGGGGCGGGGGCTGGAGACGAGCCGCCGTCGCCGTCATCCGACTCATCGGCCCCGCGAAAACTGGCCAAGGCGACGACGAATTTATACTCCCGTTTGGTCCGCCGACGCGACGCCGCAGCTATTCTGGACCGCTACGTTTTGGCCGCTTCTGAACTTAACCCGCTAGTTTAACCGTGCCGTCTTTCACTGCAACTTGCAAGTTTATGCTGAGATTGTGTGGTTTGTTTAATGAGAGAGAGTGCGCACGCATGAATGAACTGGTAGTAATTAAGTGATCTCAGGTGACAAATCCATCGACCCTTTTGGCATCTAACCCTTTTCATGTCATATGGTGGCCGCTGAGGCGCGAACCGACTCGATTAGCACTGTATTTAAATAGCGGTCAGAGTTCGGTGATGGGTGCACTAGCTAGATCGAAAAAGACATGCATGGCCACTTGAACTTCTCTTCGAGATTTCTGTGGCTGCTTCTTCTCTTGGAAAGTAGAGCGTCTTTCGGCAATGGCGGATGAGGAGAGGTGGTCTAGGAGGAGGAGAGAGACGTGCTAAACTGGAACAATTATTGAGCATGATCACCTAATGATAGCGTCGTCTGACGACAGGTTTCATTCAGCGACCCGCCTACATATGTATCAGATGCAGATCGTTGCGTCGGCGCGCATGCTTTGCAGCGTCACCATTATCATTTCTTTATCTGATTCTGTCTTGGTTTACCTACCAACACATTCTAATCAAATTGTTTCCTTGCGAGAACTGATTATAATTAAGATGGCTGCGTGCATCGCACTTGATGGCTACACCCATTTTTTTCGTAGAAACGAGCCAGTTAGGGTTAGATGCTggtgtgcagttctttttctggcgGGAAGATGTTCATGTGCACTTCCTTTTTTCGCGGGAAGATGCTCATGTGCAGTTTTAGTTTCCTCAAGACGTTCTCTCATTAATCCAGTGATGAAATTGTAGCACACTGACTAAATGGATCTTCCATTATTCTGACGTGCAACGGACTCTTGTCCCCCTTTGAATTCAAACAGCACGTGAATCGTATGCATGCATGCTGGTTGATCAAAGAACAAACAGAGAACAAAAATAAGTGCGATGCATCCAGCTAGCTGGGTCAGGTCAGGTCAGGGTGAGCATAATTCCGATTCTCACCAACTGGAACTGTACGGGCGGGAGATCGTTCCAACGGCTGCTGATTCTCATGGTCCATATATATACAGTATTCTGTACAATGGCGTTGCACATGCAAGATGCGCCTGGCTACAATTGCATGACAAAATGCCAAAAATAACCGTATTATTGCGCCTCTTTTCCCCTTTTTCTAGAAAGCAAAGTTTGAACTGCAGCCACATGCTGCATCACCGCCCATCATGCACCGCACActgctctgctctctctctctctctctctctctctctctctctctctctctctctctctctctgtaaacCACTCTTCTCTCTCTAGTTTTGTTCTCTGTTGTTGAAAGGAAAGATGATGTAGCTGTGGCATGTACTAGGGAAGGCGGTACGTAGCCTCGCAATTTTCACATTACAAATGTACGTATGTACGTACGTACGCGTGGTGCTATAGTAGACGACTACTAGGTGTACAGTTTCATCTTGCAAACTTTGCTGGTCTCGTAAAAACGATCGAGAAAATACTACTATACACAGATGCATGCATGGTCGCCCCACGGGACGTACGCGAGCGATCGAGGGATAGACTTTGACTTAGCAGATGACGCACGAGTTTGGGTTCTCCTCCATGCTCATGTTCCGCACGTAGTAGTGCTGCGGCGGCACGTACGGCGGCGGGTAGGCCGGCGGCGCCGGCCGGTACTGGTTCATCATGTAGTCGGCGTTGAACATGTAGGGCGGCGGCATGTGGTGCGGCAGCGGCATGTGGTGCGGGTACGGCAGCGGGGCCACGGCGGCGGGCTTCTTCTGGTCGTCCTTCTTGCCGTCGCCCTCCTCCTTCTTGTCGCCGTCCTTCTTCCCGTCGCCGTCCTTCTTGCCGTCGCCCTCCTCCTTCTTGCCATCGCCGTCCTTCTTCCCGTCGCCGTCCTTCTTGCCGTCGCCTTCCTTCTtggcgtcgccgccgtcgccgccttccTTCTTGGCCCCGTCGCCGCCTTCCTTCTTggcctcctccttcttctcctctttcttctcgGGCTCCTTGGCCGGGCCGACGGACTCGATGTAGGCCGCCCAGCCCTTGCGCAGCTTGCTCACCACGTCCACCGGGTCCACCGTGCCGATCACCGTCATCTTGCGCGACGCCAGGTCCATGGATATGGCGTCGATGCCTGGCGAAATAAACAACGCGGAACAGAGGAAAGCAGAGCCGTCGGCGTCAGTCAGTCAGTGGATTGGTGGTCTTTGACTAATGGATTCATCATGGGAAAAAAGGCAGAGCAGTGCGGACTGCGGACGAGATGGGTGCGGCGTGCGTACCGACGAGCACGGAGACGGCCTTCATGGCCTTCTGCTTGTCCTTGTTGTCATGGAGCTCCAGCTTCACCACGATCTTCTGCAGCAGAGCAAACACGCCAGCATCGGCAAGCCAGAGTTAGTTTACAGTCTGAAGCAGAGGAAGACATTTGGATGCAGGTGCAGAGTAAATAAAAGAGAGAAACGCGTTCCCGGGAAGGATTCTAAAGCAAGACCCCCCATGGAGGAAGAGAACCTCGAGCAAAGAACATGCATGTGGACGCATATGGAATCAGGATAGGGATTTCAGAATCAATCCATGAACATTACGGGAAGAAGAAGCGCGCTTGCTCACTCACCTTGGCCGACATGCCTCCGGCCTGGGTTGCACACCGTCTCTCGCAGGGAGAAGGTGAGCGGGTAGGCGGTCAGAAGATCAAATGGGATAGGTGAGAACAACGGAGTAGCTAAGCTAGTGAGGGTGTGTGGGAATGGTGCGGTACCGCCGGCCACGGCAGCGGAGGGTGGAGGGGGTGCGGAGGTTAGGCGAGCGTGTCACGCAACTGCAGCGATGGCACACAAGAGGCAAAGGGAATTGGTGATCGCGGGCGGTCCTAAATAGAGACTAGCggcgaggagaggagaggagaggaggtgcgaTCGGCGGGCAGCTTTGGTGGCTAGCTAGCCTAGGTAGCGTTGGTGCGAAGCGCAGACCAGTGCGTACGTCTATCTATCTACCTATATCTATCTGACGTGGATGTGTCCCTCCTCCTCACCGGCGGCCCTCGCACGTCTCCCCGCCTTTTGGTTTGGTGTGCGGCCACCGGCCAGCCGTGCGCGACTGCGCGCGCGCCCACAGCGCGCACAGTACAGGGCGAGTCGAGGCGATCTGGCAGCCCGCGGCCGTGCCCCCCGATCATTCCAGTTCCTCTCTGGTTTGCCCCATCACCGCGCGCTGGCTGGctagcttccctcctcggctgccGCTGCCTCCGGTCCGGTGTACGGCCTCTGATTCTGATTCCCGGATGAAGTCCTCCGAGACGAAACCAACTCGACTTGTCGCGCGCGTGCGTCGTGGGCTGTGCGTGACCGACCGGTGACCGGTCACGCTCGCTTTATCTCCCCCGAGAGGTCGATTCCGGGCGCTGTgcgcgccggccggccggccggttcGTGTCTGCCGTGCGCGCGCGCTCCGGCTGGATGCTAGCGGGACGGGACGATTCGGGCCGTCTCGTTTTTGCGGATTCCGAGGTGATTCCAACGTATGATTCGAGCTGTTCTACTCCACTAGCTAGTAGTACGTTCGGCCGGTTCCGGACCGTGTATGCCCCGCACCACGCATGATCCAGCCAGCCAAGGTGCGTGCGTATTGCATGTAATGCAATGTTGCGTTCGTTGAAAACTTGCCGCGATTCCAAACGATGCATGTGGTTTGAGGATGAGAGCCAATCAGCGGCTCCTTTTTGCGCTGTCACTGTCCTTTGTCCCGGGATCATGACGTACGCGCCACACCTGTCTTGGTTTCTTTATCATATAATAGTTCCTCGCCTGCTATatcatcaagatcatcatcatcatcatcatctaggtTCAACGGTTAATAATTGGGCGTGATATCAGAATCAGGCGACACCACACCAAGTTCTGATTAATTGAAAAAAAGGTGTTAGAACTTGTAAGCTACAAGCTGTAAGATGCCTGTAACGATCGGTTAAAGccgcgatcaagcaccgaaactgacCGTACAGATGCATGAAAAGGTTTCCTACGAACTATATATTCTCTCTGTCATTGAttgaaaacggtttcttatgaccaCCGAGTTTATGTAGGTAGGATTACCAGTTACAATCTTGTATCACACATTTCATTAGAATATAAGATATAAAAACATCTCTTGGTCCTGTGATTGGTGAGGAGTAACACTCCTGGTCCCAGTTTCCTTTGTTAGTtaatataagggcatctccaacggttaCCCGTAAATTTTCTTCCGCATCCGTCTACGGGTAGAGAGGCAGTCTACAGACACGGATACGGAAGGCCGCCATCAGCGCTGCCCGCATACATTTCAACCCGCATATGAATTAATCAGACGAAATTCATACAAACCGGGTGATATTCACCAAAGTTTGGATAGAAAATCACACAAATCATTCATACATAGCATGCAATTAGTAAAAAATGTCTCAAATAAGAATAGATTAACCGGATGTCCAATAAGTTTTTCATCAACTTGTCATGTCGTCCCACACACACACTATCTCTTCAGCTTCATCCAACAGTGCGTGTACGTAAATGGCCGTCTCTCTGTCCTGTGGTACATCATGGCAGTTCGTGCGGGCTACATAATGTGTAGACCAACATTGAGTGAACGAAAAATCAACCAACAAGTTGAGTAAGAGGAAGCAAAACTTACGATCTCGTCCTCTGCCGCATGCAATGATCATCTTACCTCCAACTGACGAAGCACGTTACATAGCGTTCGAAAATAGGCTCAATAGGATTTGACGGAATACCTGCCGAGCGTGGTGTCCGCCATGAAGGTCGTCGACGGGAGGCGGAGTGTACCTGGGTACGAACGGCTCCAGGGTGGGCAGTGCCGTCGTAAAGGCGAGCGGGCGTGTCGGAGCTGGTTGCAAACGTCCGACAATGCCTCTATAGCGGCAAGAGAcgtacagcggcggcggcggaggtggaagGTACAGATGCAACGTAAAGGGGAGAAGGGGCGGAGTGAAAGGAAATGAGACCGGGAGCGGGGATAGAGTGGGCCAAGGCTATCGGAGTCCTACGTGGCTGCTGTTCGGACTCCCGCAGGACCTCCCCCACTTTGTCTTCAATTTACGAGAGAAAGCATGTCTGGACCGCTCGACGAACCAATACTGACCGCGTTGGATGACTTTTATGGTCCGGACTGCGAGGTCCAGACATACATGGGCGGTTCAAGGGTCGGCTTTGTATATGCCCCAATAGCTCTTCGCCTAATATATCACCATGTAAGCTCCGCATTAATAATTGGACGTGATATCAGAATCAGGCGACACCACACCAAGTTCCGATTAAGAAAGATTGC
It encodes:
- the LOC119303937 gene encoding heavy metal-associated isoprenylated plant protein 39-like; its protein translation is MSAKKIVVKLELHDNKDKQKAMKAVSVLVGIDAISMDLASRKMTVIGTVDPVDVVSKLRKGWAAYIESVGPAKEPEKKEEKKEEAKKEGGDGAKKEGGDGGDAKKEGDGKKDGDGKKDGDGKKEEGDGKKDGDGKKDGDKKEEGDGKKDDQKKPAAVAPLPYPHHMPLPHHMPPPYMFNADYMMNQYRPAPPAYPPPYVPPQHYYVRNMSMEENPNSCVIC